A portion of the Acidobacteriota bacterium genome contains these proteins:
- the meaB gene encoding methylmalonyl Co-A mutase-associated GTPase MeaB, translated as MDEPVSSHPDKSIRNIEEWIDRIRQCDVRAVARAISAIENRSADSAALLSGLRAQSVQTLRHSAVVGITGAAGTGKSTLTDALITELRRQSKTVGVLAIDPSSSVSGGALLGDRIRMQAHGLDPGVLIRSMATRGAVGGLAAATRNAVAVLDAAGKDFILIETVGVGQDEIAVAQLADVTVLLLAPGTGDGVQAMKAGLMEVADIYVLNKADDAGVAQLEADVVESLQLREPDESNQSARLAPIVRTVATEGTGVPQLILAIADLLAPGRPSKQRPEVPIKAALDDSAVLDHMGIAVASIAESLKFYEDAMGLRVSGYYDIPQELTRVAMLPAGEARIELLEATQPDSPIGRFLARRGPGLHHICIRVPDLGAALDKLKQSGAQLLQAEPQEGAGGHRYVFVHPASAGGVLLELVQAQ; from the coding sequence ATGGACGAACCCGTGAGCAGCCATCCCGACAAATCGATTCGCAATATAGAGGAATGGATCGACCGCATCCGGCAGTGCGATGTGCGCGCCGTCGCGCGCGCCATCTCAGCTATTGAGAATCGCTCAGCGGATTCGGCGGCCCTGCTCAGCGGACTCCGCGCGCAATCCGTGCAAACTTTGCGCCATTCCGCTGTCGTGGGAATCACCGGCGCGGCGGGAACCGGCAAGAGTACGCTCACCGATGCGCTGATTACGGAGCTGCGCCGACAGAGCAAGACCGTCGGCGTGCTGGCCATCGACCCCAGCAGCTCTGTTAGCGGCGGCGCGCTTCTGGGCGACCGCATTCGTATGCAGGCGCATGGCCTCGACCCCGGCGTGCTGATTCGCAGCATGGCCACGCGCGGGGCAGTCGGTGGATTAGCGGCGGCCACGCGCAATGCCGTCGCGGTGCTGGACGCCGCGGGAAAGGATTTCATCCTGATTGAAACAGTCGGCGTCGGGCAGGACGAAATCGCCGTCGCACAACTGGCGGACGTAACCGTGTTATTGCTGGCTCCAGGAACAGGCGACGGCGTGCAGGCCATGAAGGCCGGTCTGATGGAAGTGGCCGACATTTACGTGCTGAACAAAGCGGATGATGCTGGCGTGGCTCAGCTCGAAGCGGATGTCGTTGAAAGCCTGCAACTGCGGGAGCCGGATGAAAGCAATCAGTCAGCGCGATTGGCTCCGATTGTCCGAACAGTGGCCACGGAAGGCACAGGAGTGCCACAATTGATATTGGCGATCGCAGATTTGCTGGCTCCAGGCCGCCCCTCAAAACAGCGGCCAGAGGTTCCCATCAAGGCAGCGCTGGACGACTCGGCCGTTCTCGATCATATGGGAATCGCAGTTGCGTCAATCGCCGAATCGCTGAAGTTTTACGAGGATGCCATGGGGCTGCGTGTCTCCGGTTATTATGACATTCCGCAGGAATTAACCAGGGTGGCGATGCTGCCCGCCGGCGAGGCCCGCATCGAGTTACTGGAAGCCACTCAGCCCGACTCTCCCATCGGCCGATTTCTTGCCAGGCGGGGACCGGGACTGCACCACATCTGCATTCGAGTTCCTGACCTCGGCGCGGCGCTGGACAAACTAAAGCAGAGCGGAGCGCAGTTGCTGCAGGCAGAACCGCAGGAGGGCGCAGGCGGCCATCGCTATGTTTTTGTCCACCCCGCAAGCGCGGGCGGAGTTTTACTGGAACTGGTGCAGGCGCAATAG
- the mtnP gene encoding S-methyl-5'-thioadenosine phosphorylase: MQPIEQRAEIGVIGGSGLYGLPGLENIEEVRLETPWGQPSDAYMLGTMKGRRLAFLARHGRGHRILPSELNFRANIHGMKQLGVERILSFSAVGSLREDLPPQMFVLPDQFFDRTSGRISTFFGNGCVAHVGFADPICPEMLNSLDTACAAAGVSKHRGGTYVCMEGPAFSTKAESHVYRSWKMDVIGMTNLQEAKLAREAEICYATVAMVTDFDCWHPDHDAVTVQQIVQNLMANADNATKVLLHTLESVPSARGCRCGSALENSILTDRARIPAGTRRDLDLLIGKYLAK; encoded by the coding sequence ATGCAACCAATCGAGCAGCGAGCGGAGATCGGCGTGATCGGCGGCAGCGGGCTTTACGGTCTGCCGGGACTTGAGAACATCGAAGAAGTGCGACTGGAGACGCCTTGGGGGCAACCCTCCGATGCTTACATGCTCGGCACGATGAAGGGACGGCGGCTCGCGTTTCTCGCGCGGCACGGCCGTGGCCACCGAATCCTGCCCAGCGAGCTGAACTTTCGCGCCAACATTCATGGCATGAAACAACTGGGCGTCGAGAGAATTCTCTCCTTCAGCGCCGTCGGTTCGCTGCGTGAAGATTTGCCGCCGCAGATGTTCGTGCTGCCGGACCAGTTCTTTGATCGCACCAGCGGCCGTATCTCCACTTTTTTCGGCAACGGCTGCGTCGCGCATGTCGGATTCGCCGACCCGATCTGCCCGGAGATGCTCAATTCCTTGGATACGGCTTGCGCCGCGGCGGGAGTCTCCAAACACCGTGGCGGCACCTACGTCTGCATGGAAGGCCCGGCGTTCTCCACCAAAGCCGAGTCGCATGTCTATCGCTCCTGGAAGATGGACGTCATCGGCATGACCAATTTGCAGGAAGCCAAGCTCGCGCGCGAGGCCGAGATTTGTTATGCCACCGTCGCGATGGTTACCGATTTCGATTGCTGGCATCCGGATCACGATGCCGTTACCGTGCAGCAGATCGTTCAGAACCTTATGGCCAATGCGGACAACGCTACGAAAGTTTTGCTGCACACCCTCGAGAGCGTGCCGAGCGCACGCGGTTGCCGCTGTGGCTCCGCACTGGAGAATTCAATTCTCACCGATCGCGCCAGGATTCCCGCCGGAACGCGGCGCGACTTGGACCTGCTCATCGGAAAATATCTGGCCAAGTAA
- a CDS encoding sugar kinase: MSLLVVGSVAFDAVKTPHGNIDRMLGGSASYFAVAASYFTPVRIVGVVGDDFADEHHQVFRDRGVCTEGLERVAGKTFFWSGEYSPNMNDRTTLDTQLNVFATFEPKLPEHYRKSPYLFLGNIDPELQTRVQRQMQDPRLVAGDTMNFWIEGKREHLIETLKGLHVLLINDSEARLLSGEWNLAKAARAIRSFGPHTVVIKRGDNGATIYQDGHIFSAPALPLEVVHDPTGAGDSFAGGFMGYLASLPPSKDEIAPNDLRRAVIFGSVMGSFTVEQFGLDRLRHLNREEIDSRFRVFQKLTQFE, translated from the coding sequence ATGAGTTTATTGGTTGTGGGATCGGTGGCGTTTGATGCGGTAAAGACACCGCATGGAAACATTGATCGCATGTTGGGAGGGTCGGCCAGCTACTTCGCCGTGGCGGCCAGCTACTTCACTCCGGTGCGGATTGTCGGCGTGGTGGGCGACGACTTCGCGGACGAGCATCATCAGGTCTTCCGCGACCGCGGCGTCTGCACGGAGGGTCTGGAGCGCGTGGCGGGCAAGACGTTTTTCTGGTCCGGTGAGTACAGCCCGAATATGAACGACCGCACCACGCTCGACACGCAGCTCAATGTATTCGCCACCTTTGAACCCAAGCTTCCGGAGCATTACCGCAAATCACCCTATCTATTTCTTGGCAATATTGATCCGGAATTGCAGACTCGCGTGCAGCGTCAGATGCAAGACCCGCGCCTGGTCGCCGGCGACACCATGAATTTCTGGATCGAAGGGAAACGCGAGCACTTGATCGAAACATTAAAAGGCCTGCACGTGTTGCTGATCAACGACTCGGAGGCCCGTCTATTGAGCGGCGAGTGGAATCTGGCCAAGGCCGCCCGCGCCATTCGCAGCTTCGGGCCACATACGGTGGTCATCAAGCGCGGCGATAACGGCGCGACGATTTATCAGGATGGACACATCTTCAGCGCTCCGGCGCTGCCGCTGGAAGTTGTCCACGATCCCACCGGCGCGGGCGACAGCTTCGCGGGCGGGTTCATGGGCTACCTCGCTTCCCTGCCCCCCTCCAAGGATGAGATTGCGCCCAATGATTTACGGCGCGCCGTGATCTTTGGCTCCGTTATGGGCAGCTTCACGGTGGAGCAGTTCGGTCTGGATCGCCTGCGCCACCTGAATCGCGAAGAGATCGACAGCCGCTTCCGAGTATTCCAGAAATTGACTCAGTTTGAGTAG
- a CDS encoding methionine synthase has protein sequence MPSLDLRTLRVDQIGSLQRPSTLKAAYARHLQGKLSVQDLHEAQDEAILEAITTQQAHGLPVLTDGEFRRVHFMESFGEVAGMEQWKSKLDAVIRALDDEADAANSRDILGIDPTLRTQRSVTSRLKLMRNRPLEEFEFAQTIASQPVKVTLLDTDRICQGYDPEGSRNFYADTSAFLDDVVSIEREMVKGLADAGCKYIQMDAPSYTRYVDAASLQVMHERGEDPQKNLAAAIRADNAVIEGFPKTVFGLHLCRGNRHSMWHREGSLDAIAEQIFTGVKHQRLLIEYDTERAGTFEPLRFVPKDKIVVLGLITTKTGTLETVDHLQRRIEAATKYLPLEQLALSPQCGFASDLRGNLISEEDQWRKLALMMETSRKVWG, from the coding sequence ATGCCCTCACTTGATTTAAGAACCTTGCGCGTCGATCAGATTGGAAGCCTGCAGAGGCCCAGCACGCTGAAGGCCGCTTACGCCCGCCATCTTCAGGGTAAACTCTCGGTGCAGGATTTGCACGAAGCGCAGGACGAGGCCATCCTGGAAGCGATCACGACGCAGCAGGCTCATGGGCTGCCGGTGCTGACGGACGGCGAGTTTCGACGCGTCCACTTCATGGAGAGTTTTGGTGAAGTGGCCGGGATGGAGCAGTGGAAGAGCAAGCTGGACGCGGTGATCCGCGCGCTGGACGACGAAGCCGACGCCGCCAACTCCCGCGATATTCTCGGCATCGACCCCACGCTTCGTACGCAGCGATCGGTTACCAGTCGATTGAAGCTCATGCGCAATCGCCCGCTGGAGGAGTTCGAGTTTGCTCAGACCATCGCTTCGCAGCCCGTTAAGGTCACGCTACTGGACACGGATCGCATCTGCCAGGGCTACGATCCCGAAGGGTCACGGAATTTCTACGCGGATACGTCCGCATTTCTCGATGACGTAGTTTCCATTGAGCGAGAGATGGTGAAAGGGCTTGCCGACGCGGGCTGCAAGTATATTCAGATGGATGCGCCCAGCTACACGCGCTACGTTGATGCGGCTTCGCTACAAGTGATGCATGAGCGCGGTGAAGACCCGCAGAAGAATCTCGCCGCCGCCATCCGCGCCGACAACGCGGTGATTGAAGGATTTCCAAAGACGGTGTTCGGCTTACATCTCTGCCGGGGCAACCGCCACAGCATGTGGCACCGGGAAGGATCGCTGGACGCGATAGCGGAACAGATATTCACCGGCGTGAAGCACCAGCGCCTGTTGATTGAATACGACACCGAGCGCGCCGGGACATTCGAGCCGCTGCGCTTTGTCCCCAAGGACAAGATTGTTGTGCTCGGATTGATTACCACCAAGACGGGAACACTGGAGACCGTGGACCATCTCCAGCGGCGCATCGAAGCCGCCACGAAATACCTGCCGCTGGAACAACTCGCACTCAGCCCGCAGTGCGGATTCGCCTCCGACCTGCGCGGCAACCTGATCAGCGAAGAAGATCAGTGGCGCAAGCTCGCTTTGATGATGGAGACCTCTCGCAAAGTCTGGGGATAG
- a CDS encoding cob(I)yrinic acid a,c-diamide adenosyltransferase has protein sequence MVRISKVTTKTGDAGQTSLVNGERVSKASARVAAIGDVDELNSLLGLIRQKLRQGQSALASSGETPREIESLLQEIQNHLFVMGADLATPQPDEADSSQRAIRRIAFSEVERLEEATEHYNSKLPPLKEFILPGGSEAGALLHLARTVARRAERIAVALMAVEKVNQPVLIYLNRLSDLLFVLARHVNGLAGEPETGASFH, from the coding sequence ATAGTGAGAATCAGCAAAGTTACCACCAAGACCGGAGACGCCGGCCAAACGAGCCTGGTCAACGGCGAGCGCGTCAGCAAAGCCTCGGCCCGCGTTGCGGCCATCGGCGATGTCGATGAACTTAATTCGTTGCTGGGTCTGATTCGGCAGAAACTCCGCCAGGGCCAATCCGCTTTGGCATCGAGTGGAGAAACGCCGCGGGAAATAGAGTCGCTGCTGCAAGAGATTCAGAACCACCTTTTTGTAATGGGAGCAGACTTGGCCACGCCTCAGCCGGATGAAGCGGACAGCAGTCAACGGGCGATTCGCCGTATCGCCTTTAGCGAAGTGGAGAGATTAGAAGAGGCGACGGAGCATTACAATTCAAAACTCCCGCCGCTAAAGGAATTTATACTGCCCGGTGGAAGCGAGGCCGGCGCTCTGCTGCATCTGGCGCGTACGGTCGCCCGCCGCGCGGAACGAATTGCCGTCGCCCTGATGGCCGTGGAAAAAGTGAACCAGCCCGTACTGATTTACCTCAACCGGCTCTCCGACCTGTTGTTCGTTCTGGCGCGCCACGTGAATGGCCTGGCCGGCGAACCGGAAACCGGCGCAAGTTTTCATTGA
- a CDS encoding pantoate--beta-alanine ligase encodes MSILRTIPEARAWVSEQRRQGLRSGWAPLRIGLVPTMGALHAGHVSLVERSVADCDRTVLSIFVNPTQFGPGEDYERYPRTWERDLELATAAGAHAVFTPATTEMYGAPQQMAQIAIDPGRLAEPLCGAFRPGHFRGVATVVAKLFNIVQADAAFFGQKDAQQVIIIQNMVRELNFSMEIVVCPIIREQDGLALSSRNAYLSAEDRATATVLSRALRQAEASVKSGIREVAQLERQLLDTIGAVPGARIDYARIVDRETLGDIATITKPALAAVAVRFGATRLIDNIILDPEQ; translated from the coding sequence ATCTCCATTCTGCGCACCATTCCAGAAGCTCGCGCATGGGTCAGCGAGCAGCGTCGGCAAGGCCTGCGCAGCGGCTGGGCGCCCCTGCGCATCGGTTTGGTGCCGACCATGGGCGCTCTGCACGCCGGGCACGTTTCGCTTGTGGAACGATCCGTGGCGGACTGCGACCGCACCGTTCTTTCCATCTTTGTGAATCCCACGCAATTCGGTCCGGGCGAAGATTACGAGCGCTATCCGCGCACCTGGGAGCGCGATCTCGAACTCGCCACGGCGGCGGGCGCGCACGCGGTCTTCACTCCAGCAACTACAGAGATGTATGGCGCTCCTCAGCAGATGGCCCAGATTGCTATTGATCCCGGCCGTCTGGCCGAGCCGCTCTGCGGCGCGTTCCGGCCCGGTCACTTCCGCGGAGTCGCCACGGTCGTTGCCAAGCTATTCAATATTGTTCAGGCGGATGCCGCATTTTTTGGACAGAAGGACGCGCAACAAGTCATCATCATTCAGAACATGGTTCGCGAGCTGAACTTCTCGATGGAGATTGTCGTCTGCCCCATTATTCGTGAGCAGGACGGATTGGCCCTGAGTTCGCGTAACGCCTATCTAAGCGCGGAAGACAGAGCCACCGCCACGGTTCTTTCGCGTGCCTTGCGGCAGGCCGAGGCATCCGTTAAGAGCGGAATTCGTGAAGTGGCACAACTGGAAAGGCAACTGCTCGATACGATTGGGGCCGTTCCCGGCGCCAGGATAGACTACGCGCGTATTGTGGATCGCGAGACGCTTGGCGATATTGCGACGATCACGAAGCCTGCGTTGGCCGCGGTCGCCGTGCGTTTCGGCGCGACTCGCCTGATCGACAATATCATTCTCGACCCGGAGCAATAG
- the panB gene encoding 3-methyl-2-oxobutanoate hydroxymethyltransferase: MQRVSTTSLAKLKERREKIVMVTAYDYPSACLVDEAGVDVVLVGDSLGMAVLGHSTTLPVTLDDMLHHTKAVARGVHRALVVTDMPFLSYQTCPEDALRNAGRFLQEGGASAVKLEGGVDYCPQVRALVAAGIPVMGHLGLTPQSVHVLGGYKVQGKTEKAARRLLDNARALEDAGAFGIVLECIPEDVAARISASLQIPTIGIGAGVHCDGQVLVFHDLLGYSGQDVQSRPRPRFVKQYANLSETIRGAVQQYAAEVRQQLYPGREHSFSPEPLEAKTKSVVPAAPYSTLSRK, translated from the coding sequence ATGCAAAGAGTGTCTACGACCAGCCTCGCCAAACTTAAAGAACGCCGTGAGAAGATTGTCATGGTCACGGCCTACGACTACCCCAGCGCATGTTTGGTCGATGAAGCGGGCGTGGATGTGGTGCTGGTAGGCGATTCGCTGGGCATGGCGGTGCTCGGCCACTCCACAACGCTTCCCGTTACGCTGGATGACATGCTCCACCACACCAAGGCGGTGGCGCGTGGCGTGCATCGCGCGCTCGTGGTAACCGATATGCCGTTTTTGAGCTACCAGACCTGCCCGGAAGATGCGCTACGCAATGCCGGTCGCTTCTTGCAGGAGGGCGGAGCCAGCGCGGTCAAGCTGGAGGGTGGAGTGGATTACTGCCCGCAGGTGCGCGCATTGGTCGCCGCCGGCATTCCAGTGATGGGGCACCTCGGACTGACTCCCCAGTCGGTTCACGTGTTAGGTGGCTATAAAGTGCAAGGGAAAACAGAAAAGGCGGCGCGCCGTTTGTTGGATAATGCCCGTGCCCTCGAAGACGCCGGAGCATTCGGCATCGTGCTGGAATGCATTCCAGAAGACGTTGCCGCGCGCATCTCTGCCAGCTTGCAGATTCCCACCATCGGCATTGGCGCCGGCGTTCATTGCGACGGACAGGTACTCGTGTTTCACGATCTGCTTGGATACAGCGGGCAGGATGTGCAGTCGCGCCCCCGTCCGCGTTTTGTGAAACAGTATGCCAACCTTTCCGAGACCATCCGCGGTGCCGTCCAGCAGTACGCGGCGGAAGTCCGGCAGCAACTTTATCCCGGCCGGGAGCACAGCTTCTCTCCTGAGCCACTCGAAGCGAAAACCAAGTCGGTAGTCCCTGCAGCGCCCTATTCCACTTTGAGCCGGAAATGA
- a CDS encoding type II secretion system F family protein has protein sequence MPVYVFDGRTAQGAKVSGERTADSKTALISLLQRERIRPVKIKEKGKEFSLPTFGGQKITAKDLAIFYRQFSVMIDSGLPLVQCLEIIGGNQENKAFQKIIAAVRGRVEAGSTLANALREHPKVFDALVVNMIDAGETGGILDTILQRLAIYVEKAVKLKAAVKSALIYPVAVVGIAVLIVGLLLWKVVPIFANMFTSLGVTLPLPTRIVVGVSGFIGTFGWVFVVLAFALSGAVKTFYASPGGRLTIDGFLLKLPIFGPLIRKIAVARFTRTLGTLITSGVPLLESLNITARTSGNAVIEQAILKVRKAVEEGRTLTDPLRETEVFPNMVTQMIAVGEQTGAMDAMLQKIADFYEAEVDAAVKDMLTLLEPVIILFLGVTVGGIVISLYLPMFELIAKMAG, from the coding sequence ATGCCAGTTTACGTCTTTGATGGCCGCACAGCTCAGGGTGCAAAGGTTTCCGGGGAGCGCACCGCGGATAGCAAGACGGCGTTGATCAGTTTGCTTCAACGCGAGCGCATACGCCCGGTGAAAATCAAGGAGAAGGGCAAGGAGTTTTCACTGCCGACTTTTGGCGGGCAGAAAATTACGGCGAAGGACCTGGCCATTTTTTACCGCCAGTTCTCAGTCATGATTGACTCGGGCTTGCCTCTGGTCCAGTGCTTGGAAATTATCGGGGGCAATCAGGAGAACAAGGCGTTTCAGAAGATTATTGCAGCGGTTCGGGGGCGGGTGGAAGCTGGATCAACGCTTGCGAACGCTCTGCGCGAACATCCCAAAGTGTTTGACGCGCTGGTTGTCAACATGATTGATGCCGGTGAGACGGGCGGTATCCTCGATACGATTCTGCAGCGCCTGGCCATTTACGTGGAAAAGGCCGTCAAGCTCAAGGCAGCGGTGAAGTCCGCGTTGATCTACCCGGTCGCCGTGGTCGGTATCGCCGTTCTCATTGTCGGATTGCTGCTTTGGAAAGTCGTGCCGATTTTCGCCAACATGTTCACTTCGCTCGGCGTAACCCTGCCCCTGCCGACGCGAATTGTGGTTGGAGTCAGCGGGTTTATTGGCACGTTTGGATGGGTGTTCGTCGTACTGGCTTTCGCCCTGTCTGGCGCAGTCAAAACATTCTATGCTTCGCCCGGAGGTCGGCTTACCATCGATGGCTTCCTGCTGAAGTTGCCGATCTTTGGCCCTCTAATCCGCAAAATCGCGGTGGCTCGCTTTACGCGTACGCTGGGCACGCTGATCACCAGCGGTGTTCCCTTGCTGGAGTCGCTGAATATAACCGCTCGCACCAGCGGCAATGCCGTCATTGAACAGGCCATCCTGAAAGTGCGCAAGGCTGTCGAAGAAGGGCGCACGCTAACTGATCCGCTGAGGGAGACCGAGGTGTTTCCAAACATGGTTACTCAGATGATCGCCGTGGGTGAGCAGACCGGCGCCATGGACGCCATGCTTCAGAAAATTGCTGACTTCTACGAAGCCGAAGTGGACGCGGCCGTCAAAGACATGCTCACGCTATTGGAGCCGGTCATCATCCTCTTTCTTGGCGTCACGGTCGGAGGAATTGTCATTTCTCTGTACTTGCCCATGTTTGAGCTCATCGCCAAAATGGCTGGCTAG
- a CDS encoding type IV pilus twitching motility protein PilT: MAASLSELLKKMIEINGSDLHITTNSPPQIRVDGSLRPLDMPPMTASETKQLAYSVLTDAQKHRFEEHLELDFSFGIKGLARFRGNVFNQRGAVGAVFRMIPYEIRSFDKLGLPAIVSKMCDKPRGLILVTGPTGSGKSTTLAAMLDKINNDRHDHMITIEDPIEYLHGHKNCLVNQREINSDTHSFANALRAALRQDPDVVLIGEMRDLETIEAALRIAETGHLTFGTLHTNSAASTINRVVDVFPAHQQPQIRAQLSLVLEGILCQALLPKAGGTGRAMVLEIMVPNAAIRNLIREDKIHQIYSAMQTGQDKYGMQTFNQALATAYSTKQITLETALLRSSNQDELQDMINRGVGLINQGVKPGAAAGAMKR, encoded by the coding sequence ATGGCAGCCTCATTGAGTGAACTACTCAAGAAGATGATCGAGATCAACGGAAGCGATCTGCACATCACCACAAATTCACCGCCACAGATTCGCGTGGACGGTTCGCTGCGTCCTCTGGACATGCCGCCGATGACGGCCAGTGAGACCAAGCAATTGGCCTACAGCGTGCTCACCGACGCTCAGAAGCATCGCTTTGAAGAGCATCTTGAACTCGACTTCAGCTTCGGTATCAAAGGGCTGGCGCGCTTCCGCGGCAATGTGTTCAATCAGCGCGGCGCTGTCGGCGCTGTCTTTCGTATGATTCCTTACGAAATTCGTTCCTTCGATAAGTTGGGGCTTCCCGCCATCGTCTCGAAAATGTGCGATAAACCTCGTGGGTTGATTCTGGTTACGGGCCCGACGGGTAGCGGCAAGTCCACTACCCTGGCCGCCATGCTGGATAAGATCAACAACGACCGCCACGATCACATGATCACGATCGAGGACCCTATTGAGTATCTTCACGGGCACAAGAACTGCCTCGTGAATCAACGGGAAATAAATTCGGACACTCATTCGTTCGCCAATGCGCTGCGCGCCGCTCTTCGTCAGGATCCGGACGTGGTGCTGATCGGTGAAATGCGCGACTTGGAAACCATTGAGGCCGCGCTGCGTATCGCCGAGACGGGCCACCTCACGTTCGGAACGCTGCACACCAACTCCGCCGCTTCCACCATTAACCGCGTGGTAGATGTGTTCCCAGCACACCAGCAGCCGCAGATTCGCGCCCAGTTGTCGCTGGTGCTGGAAGGGATTCTTTGTCAGGCGCTCTTGCCGAAGGCCGGCGGAACGGGCCGGGCGATGGTCCTGGAGATCATGGTGCCGAATGCGGCTATCCGCAATCTAATCCGCGAAGACAAAATTCACCAGATCTATTCCGCGATGCAGACGGGGCAGGACAAGTACGGGATGCAGACGTTTAACCAGGCCTTGGCCACGGCATACTCCACCAAGCAGATCACTTTGGAAACTGCGCTGTTGCGGTCGAGCAACCAGGACGAATTGCAGGACATGATCAATCGCGGCGTTGGTTTGATCAACCAAGGCGTTAAGCCCGGCGCGGCTGCCGGGGCGATGAAGCGTTAA
- the pilB gene encoding type IV-A pilus assembly ATPase PilB codes for MSGIRLGELMVKDGLITQVQLTQAVENQKKTGTRLGSCLVKLGFVSDEDVTTFLSRQYGVPSINLTYFEVDPDVVRLVPEDTARRYEVVPLSRVGTSLTIAMVDPTNVFAMDDIKFMTGFNVEPVVASESAIRDAIDKFYTQSQGNALEKAMAEFGDGDEVLELDATESELSEAELERAAGDAPVVKLVNAILREAVGRGASDIHMEPYEKEYRVRYRIDGILHPVMAPPMKIKDAITSRIKIMSKLDIAEKRLPQDGRIQLKLVQNGKKKALDFRVSVLPTMFGEKIVMRLLDKENLRLDMTKLGFEQESLDKFEKAILKPYGMVLVTGPTGSGKTNTLYSAISRLNSPDTNIITAEDPVEFQLMGVNQVQMKESIGLNFAAALRSFLRQDPNTILVGEIRDFETAEVAIKAALTGHLVLSTLHTNDAPSTISRLMNMGIEPFLVATSVHLICAQRLVRRVCVNCKTEFKTPVQALADAGFTPEEVKTIVIRKGKGCETCNGSGYKGRVGLYEILEINDELRELILVGASSLELKKKAVEQGMITLRRSGLIKVKEGLTTLEEIVRETVL; via the coding sequence GTGTCGGGAATTCGTCTTGGTGAACTGATGGTCAAGGATGGCCTGATAACTCAGGTTCAGTTGACTCAGGCTGTCGAGAATCAAAAAAAAACGGGGACGCGACTCGGTAGCTGCCTGGTGAAGCTGGGCTTTGTCTCCGATGAAGACGTCACGACATTTCTATCCCGCCAATACGGCGTTCCTTCCATCAATTTAACTTATTTTGAAGTCGATCCCGACGTGGTGCGGCTGGTGCCGGAGGATACGGCGCGCCGCTACGAAGTGGTTCCCTTGAGCCGCGTGGGTACGTCGCTGACCATTGCCATGGTCGATCCCACCAACGTCTTCGCCATGGACGACATTAAGTTCATGACCGGCTTCAATGTGGAGCCGGTGGTGGCCTCCGAGTCGGCCATCCGCGATGCCATCGATAAGTTCTATACGCAATCTCAGGGCAATGCCCTGGAGAAAGCGATGGCTGAGTTTGGAGACGGTGATGAAGTTCTCGAACTTGACGCCACTGAATCGGAGCTTTCCGAAGCCGAGCTGGAGCGGGCCGCCGGTGATGCCCCGGTCGTAAAGCTTGTGAACGCCATCCTGCGCGAGGCGGTGGGCCGGGGTGCCAGCGATATCCATATGGAGCCTTACGAAAAAGAATATCGCGTCCGCTATCGCATTGACGGAATTTTGCATCCCGTCATGGCGCCGCCCATGAAGATTAAGGATGCCATCACCAGCCGCATCAAAATCATGTCCAAGCTGGACATCGCGGAGAAGCGCCTGCCGCAGGACGGACGCATCCAGTTGAAGCTGGTACAGAACGGCAAGAAAAAAGCGCTGGATTTTCGCGTCAGCGTGCTGCCCACCATGTTCGGCGAAAAAATCGTCATGCGGTTGCTGGATAAAGAGAACTTGCGCCTGGACATGACCAAGCTCGGATTCGAGCAGGAGTCGCTCGACAAATTCGAGAAGGCCATTTTGAAGCCGTATGGCATGGTGCTGGTTACCGGCCCCACGGGTAGCGGGAAAACCAACACGCTCTATTCAGCGATTTCGCGATTGAATAGCCCTGATACCAACATCATCACCGCCGAAGACCCGGTCGAGTTTCAGTTGATGGGTGTCAATCAAGTGCAGATGAAAGAGTCGATCGGCTTGAACTTTGCCGCCGCGTTGCGCTCCTTCCTGCGGCAAGATCCGAACACCATTCTGGTGGGAGAGATTCGCGATTTCGAAACCGCCGAAGTGGCTATCAAGGCGGCCTTGACCGGCCATCTGGTGCTTTCCACGCTGCACACCAACGATGCACCGTCCACCATCAGCCGCTTGATGAATATGGGAATTGAGCCTTTTCTGGTGGCCACGTCCGTGCATTTGATCTGCGCCCAGCGCTTAGTACGCCGGGTCTGCGTGAATTGCAAGACTGAGTTCAAAACACCTGTGCAAGCGCTGGCGGATGCCGGCTTTACGCCGGAAGAAGTGAAGACCATTGTGATTCGCAAGGGCAAGGGTTGCGAGACATGCAATGGCAGTGGATACAAGGGTCGCGTGGGGTTATACGAAATTCTGGAAATCAATGACGAACTGCGCGAATTGATCCTGGTCGGCGCTTCGTCCCTGGAGTTGAAAAAGAAGGCTGTGGAGCAGGGAATGATCACGCTGCGGCGTAGCGGGCTGATCAAAGTGAAAGAGGGTCTGACGACGCTGGAAGAAATTGTTCGTGAAACAGTTTTGTAA